One Dictyostelium discoideum AX4 chromosome 3 chromosome, whole genome shotgun sequence genomic region harbors:
- the cnrO gene encoding C2 domain-containing protein → MGKENQPKQEFKFGLYQGIVYEAQDLNGKADPFVQVRAIKTDGTYSKVLFKSTVKKATLNPAWNEYDKIKVKDYVNDLLVELYDEDLVKNDFIGRQIISMGRVRSGIFDEVVKFEDDKNNVKGTVRIKIERN, encoded by the exons atgGGTAAAGAAAATCAACCAAAACAAGAATTCAAATTCGGACTCTACCAAGGCATAGTTTATGAAGCTCAAGATTTAAAtg gaAAAGCTGATCCTTTTGTTCAAGTTAGAGCAATTAAAACAGATGGTACATATTCAAAAGTTTTATTCAAAAGTACAGTAAAGAAAGCCACCTTAAATCCAGCATGGAATGAATATGACAAAATTAAG gTAAAAGATTatgttaatgatttattagttGAATTGTATGATGAAGATTTagttaaaaatgatttcattGGACGTCAAATTATAAGTATGGGTCGTGTAAGATCAGGTATTTTTGATGAAGTCGTCAaatttgaagatgataaaaataatgttaaaGGTACTgttagaattaaaattgaaagaaattaa
- a CDS encoding RNA recognition motif-containing protein RRM has product MDIKKREFDNSTDQLGSYGENNDSKRLKLEIENEIDKSIEPSPVIHCRGLPYSVTDADIHALLSPFGKVEAVCLMRMGQALIEMDSIQTSTSIISLSITKPFILHNQKILFAYSKSQHLNNSKKNQPIAQTGSQNIILCTILNPIYPITTNTIHNIMSPYGRVIRIVIFQKKSGLQTFVEFDSPYSAWAAKESLNGQDIYNGGCKLQIEFARVSKLNVKQNDDKTADYTAEFYQMQQQQQMASLGSPYAMPTQGGPMGNPFSTVPHHHGSMGHHHSPFTSVVGGGGGGGAPMGIDKSMMYSQSAMSSYMYNIVGGQESLSQPVILVNRLPETLDTDKLFNLFCLYGNVIKIKMLHNTKGSAMVQMGDSVQAEIAIQCLNQSSVYGQKIGVFHTKYQYIVESEKTRDYSKSTLNRFLNNQPYGKNAYKPSPTLHFLNVPLNFTEKQLIDEFTNFGTHTPTHCKFFPTKPESTKLMGLLEFPDSRLATEALMDLNNHKITGNVLKLSFTMNTIHKTEQTQPLQPPQPPPNLS; this is encoded by the exons atggatataAAGAAAAGAGAATTCGATAATTCAACAGATCAATTAGGGTCATATGGcgaaaataatgattcaaaGAGATTAAAACTTGAAATTGAAAAcgaaattgataaatcaat tgaACCAAGTCCAGTTATTCATTGTCGAGGACTTCCATATTCAGTAACAGATGCAGATATACATGCATTATTATCACCTTTTGGAAAAGTTGAAGCAG TATGTTTAATGAGAATGGGACAAGCATTAATTGAAATGGACTCAATTCAAACATCTACAAGCATCATTTCTCTTTCTATAACTAAACCATTCATATTACATAATCAAAAG attttatttGCATATTCTAAAAGTCagcatttaaataattcaaagaaGAATCAACCAATAGCACAAACAGGTAgtcaaaatataattttatgtacaattttaaatccaaTATACCCAATTACTACCAATACTATACACAATATTATGTCACCATATGGAAGAGTTATAAGAATTGTTATCTTTCAGAAAAAGAGTGGTTTACAAACTTTTGTAGa aTTTGATTCACCATATTCAGCATGGGCAGCAAAAGAATCATTAAATGGGCAAGATATTTATAATGGTGGTTGTAAATTACAAATAGAGTTTGCTCgtgtttcaaaattaaatgtaaaaCAAAATGATGATAAGACGGCAGATTATACAGCagaattttatcaaatgcaacagcaacaacagatGGCATCTTTAGGGTCACCTTATGCAATGCCAACACAAGGTGGTCCAATGGGTAATCCATTTTCCACCGTTCCACACCATCATGGTAGTATGGGTCATCATCATTCTCCATTCACTAGTGtggttggtggtggtggaggtggtggtgcTCCAATGGGTATTGATAAATCAATGATGTACTCACAATCGGCAATGTCATCCTATATGTATAATATTGTTGGTGGTCAAGAATCACTCAGTCAACCTGTAATCTTGGTCAATAGATTACCAGAGACTTTGGATACTGATAAACTATTCAATCTCTTTTGTCTCTATGGAAatgtaattaaaattaaaatgctACATAATACCAAAGGTAGTGCAATGGTTCAAATGGGTGATAGTGTTCAAGCTGAAATCGCAATTCAATGTTTAAATCAATCTTCAGTTTATGGTCAAAAAATAGGTGTTTTCCATACAAAATATCAATATATTGTAGAATCTGAAAAAACTAGag attattcaaaatcaacattaaatagatttttaaataatcaaccaTATGGAAAGAATGCTTATAAACCTTCACCAACTCTTCACTTTTTAAATGTTCCCCTTAATTTTActgaaaaacaattaatcgatgaatttacaaattttggTACACATACTCCAACTCATTGTAAATTCTTTCCAACTAAACC TGAAAGTACAAAATTGATGGGACTTTTAGAATTTCCCGATTCTAGATTGGCCACTGAAGCGTTAATGGATTTAAACAATCACAAAATTACTGGAAATGTATTAAAACTATCATTTACAATGAATACAATCCATAAAACTGAACAAACACAACCattacaaccaccacaacccccaccaaatttatcataa
- a CDS encoding pyridoxamine-5'-phosphate:oxygen oxidoreductase (Similar to deaminating), translating into MSINLDNEELKNEDLVANMRKDYRMGELKEEGLLESPFKMFDMWLTQEIELKNEGAEPNAFTLATCSIERKPSARVVLLKHFDHQGFVFYTNYNSRKSKELSENPFASMTFLWTQKQVRIEGSVEKVDRLESEKYFKSRPRSSQIGAWVSEFQSSEVTKQHLEEKTIEMENKFKDQEVPLPPFWGGWRIKPYAFEFWQGKSGRIHDRFKYVPTDSNNDNWITKRLSP; encoded by the coding sequence atgtcaattaatttagataatgaagaattaaaaaatgaagatTTAGTTGCAAATATGAGAAAAGATTATAGAATGGgagaattaaaagaagaagGATTATTAGAATCACCATTTAAAATGTTTGATATGTGGTTAACTCAAGAGATTGAATTGAAAAATGAAGGAGCAGAACCAAATGCATTCACATTAGCAACATGTTCAATAGAAAGAAAACCATCAGCAAgagttgtattattaaaacattttgaTCATCAAGGATTTGTATTCTATACAAACTACAATAGTAGAAAGAGTAAAGAGTTATCAGAGAATCCATTTGCGTCAATGACATTCCTTTGGACACAAAAACAAGTTAGAATTGAGGGTAGTGTTGAAAAAGTCGATCGTTTAGAGagtgaaaaatattttaaatcacGTCCACGTAGTTCACAAATTGGTGCATGGGTATCAGAATTTCAATCATCAGAAGTAACCAAACAACATTTAGAAGagaaaacaattgaaatggAGAATAAATTCAAAGATCAAGAAGTACCTTTACCACCATTTTGGGGTGGTTGGAGAATTAAACCTTATGCTTTTGAATTTTGGCAAGGTAAAAGTGGTAGAATTCATGATAGATTTAAATACGTTCCAActgattcaaataatgataattggATTACAAAGAGATTATctccataa
- the amtB gene encoding ammonium transporter gives MEYLELNGTKEGLSAAVDDMWVLNATYLVFYMQAGFCMLEAGVVRAKNAKSIIMKSIIDTAIGSLLFWALGFGLAFGNADKASNPVIGTSHFFLINYQNLSFFAFQWAFCATSITIVSGSLAERVHVTSCLVYTIVMSAFIYPLSAHWVWSYNGWLRMIGFNGIIDFSGSIVVHIVGGCIGLVGTYLVGPRIGRFDSESGKPKPLPGHSITIYTLGAFIIWYGFYGFNTGSTLGISGGGIAIASRSAVTMTIIACASCATTLLAIKIKSGKYDVVKSVNSLLGGLVSSAAVCSLIDPWAAFIIGCVTSFVYLGCSHLLIKLRIDDPLDSSAIHLGCGIWGALSVGLFSTQENLSLVLKKSTNVYGLFFGGGFEQLGIQLLGIIIVMAWCFFCASILFTILKKFHLLRIEPTKELMGIDIDSAGGPAYQWDN, from the exons atGGAGTATTTAGAACTTAATGGTACAAAAGAAGGATTATCAGCAGCAGTTGATGATATGTGGGTATTGAATGCTACATACCTAGTTTTTT atatGCAAGCAGGATTTTGTATGTTAGAAGCAGGAGTTGTTAGAGCAAAAAATGCAAAGAGTATAATTATGAAATCGATTATAGATACAGCAATtggatcattattattttgggcATTAGGATTTGGGCTGGCATTTGGGAATGCAGATAAAGCGTCGAATCCAGTTATAGGCACatcacacttttttttaattaattatcaaaatttatcattttttgcGTTTCAATGGGCATTTTGTGCAACATCAATAACGATAGTTAGTGGTTCATTGGCAGAGAGAGTTCATGTTACCTCTTGTTTAGTGTATACAATAGTGATGTCAGCGTTTATATATCCTTTAAGTGCACATTGGGTATGGTCTTATAATGGTTGGTTGAGAATGATTGGATTCAATGGTATTATAGATTTCAGTGGTTCAATAGTTGTACATATTGTTGGTGGTTGTATTGGTTTGGTTGGAACCTATTTGGTTGGACCACGTATTGGACGTTTTGATTCAGAATCTGGTAAACCGAAACCATTACCAGGTCATTCAATCACCATCTATACATTGGGTGCATTCATCATTTGGTATGGTTTCTATGGATTCAACACAGGTTCAACTTTGGGtattagtggtggtggtattgcAATCGCGTCAAGATCCGCCGTAACAATGACAATCATTGCTTGTGCAAGTTGTGCCACCACTTTGTTGGCAATTAAAATCAAGAGTGGCAAATACGATGTGGTCAAATCTGTAAATAGTTTATTGGGTGGTTTGGTATCTTCGGCTGCCGTTTGTTCCCTCATTGATCCATGGGCCGCTTTTATCATTGGCTGTGTCACtagttttgtttatttgggTTGTTCTCATTTACTTATAAAGTTACGTATCGATGATCCTTTGGATTCTTCAGCCATTCATTTGGGTTGTGGAATTTGGGGTGCACTAAGTGTTGGCCTTTTCTCCACTCAAGAGAATTTATCATTAGTTTTGAAGAAATCAACAAACGTATATGGTCTCTTTTTCGGTGGAGGCTTTGAACAACTTGGAATTCAATTACTTGGTATCATCATTGTAATGGCTTGGTGCTTTTTCTGTGCTTCCATATTATTCACAATTCTAAAAAAGTTTCATTTACTTAGAATCGAACCAACTAAAGAATTAATGGGTATAGACATTGATAGTGCTGGTGGTCCAGCTTATCAATGGGATAAttaa
- the gnd gene encoding 6-phosphogluconate dehydrogenase (Similar to decarboxylating) has product MTEAKGDIGLIGLAVMGENLVLNMESRGFTCSVYNRTTSKVDEFVQGRGKGKKFIGCHSLETLVQSLKTPRRVMLMVKAGEVVDHFIQLLLPLLEKGDIIIDGGNSLYTDSDRRTKDLDAKGILFIGTGVSGGEEGALLGPSIMPGGNPKAWEHVKPIFQAISAKVQPGDQPCCDWVGDGGAGHYVKMVHNGIEYGDMQLISEAYFILKHYLGLSNDELQKTFAKWNTGDLDSYLIEITADIFAKKCEKDPNTYVVDTILDSAGQKGTGKWTAINALDVGIPLTLVAESVFARCVSSFKEERVKASTILAGPNPNEANKKFTGDKEQVIEAVRQALFASKLVSYAQGFTMMKAAAKEYKWNLNYGNIALLWRGGCIIRSTFLGEIKGAFDKNPQLDNLLTDCWFRDKLAAAQDGWRQVASISVLHGIPTPAFTSALSYYDSYRCAKLSANLVQAQRDYFGAHTFQLLDDPKGAPVHVNWTGRGGSTHSTTYSI; this is encoded by the coding sequence atgacaGAAGCAAAAGGTGATATTGGTTTAATTGGTTTAGCCGTTATGGGTGAAAATTTAGTATTAAATATGGAAAGTCGTGGATTCACATGTTCAGTCTATAATAGAACTACATCCAAAGTTGACGAATTTGTTCAAGGTAGAGGTAAAGGAAAGAAATTCATTGGTTGTCACTCATTAGAAACTTTAgttcaatcattaaaaaccCCACGTAGAGTTATGTTGATGGTTAAAGCTGGTGAAGTCGTTGATCATTTCATTCAACtcttattaccattattagaAAAGGGTGATATCATCATTGATGGTGGTAATTCATTATATACCGATTCAGATCGTCGTACAAAGGATTTAGATGCCAAGGGTATCCTTTTCATTGGTACCGGTGTTTCTGGTGGTGAAGAAGGTGCTCTCCTCGGTCCATCAATCATGCCAGGTGGTAACCCAAAGGCATGGGAACATGTTAAACCAATCTTCCAAGCAATCTCTGCCAAAGTTCAACCAGGTGATCAACCATGTTGTGATTGggttggtgatggtggtgctGGTCATTACGTCAAGATGGTACACAATGGTATCGAATATGGTGATATGCAATTGATCAGTGAAGCCTATTTCATCCTCAAACATTACCTCGGTCTCAGCAATGATGAATTACAAAAAACTTTTGCCAAATGGAACACTGGTGATCTTGACAGCTATTTAATCGAAATCACTGCCGATATTTTCGCAAAGAAATGTGAAAAGGATCCAAACACCTACGTTGTCGATACAATTTTAGATTCTGCCGGTCAAAAAGGTACTGGTAAATGGACTGCTATCAATGCTTTAGATGTCGGTATCCCATTAACTTTGGTTGCCGAAAGTGTTTTCGCCAGATGTGTATCTTCTTTCAAAGAGGAAAGAGTTAAAGCTTCAACCATTCTCGCTGGTCCAAATCCAAACGAAGCCAACAAGAAATTCACAGGTGACAAAGAACAAGTTATCGAAGCCGTTAGACAAGCTTTATTCGCTTCAAAATTGGTTTCATACGCTCAAGGTTTCACCATGATGAAAGCTGCCGCCAAAGAATATAAATGGAACCTCAACTATGGTAATATCGCCCTCTTATGGAGAGGTGGTTGTATCATTCGTTCAACTTTCCTCGGTGAAATCAAGGGAGCCTTTGATAAGAATCCACAACTTGACAATCTTTTAACCGATTGTTGGTTCAGAGATAAATTAGCTGCCGCTCAAGATGGTTGGAGACAAGTTGCCTCAATTTCAGTACTCCACGGTATCCCAACTCCAGCTTTCACCTCTGCCCTCTCCTACTATGACAGTTATCGTTGTGCTAAACTCTCTGCCAATCTCGTTCAAGCTCAAAGAGATTACTTTGGTGCTCATACCTTCCAGTTACTTGATGATCCAAAAGGTGCTCCAGTTCATGTAAATTGGACTGGTAGAGGTGGTTCAACTCATTCTACTACTTatagtatttaa
- a CDS encoding IPT/TIG domain-containing protein — MSNSDNFSFDSFRLSQSIDLTGFANQYGLNNSVSNVNNRYNLTSFSEFSHQLELEQQQNNHHHHHHHHQQLPPQPQPSTQHHQQLLIQAQQLLQQQQATQQAELLQQQQAAQLQQLLQTQQQQQAQQQAAIAAQQQQQQNELLLQQQQQQQKLQQEQNEIQRLQQQIQQMEQTFITGDINTELTELLSNLETLAHESIQHLFFLCKVLQPHLTEELRFPLLSKMFSDMPQMIPLLSIANHSTYLQDPNNHAFKLFMDFKELANLLCKISYLQLFHLTNNIIPPGSPQFQFNFFLNVQEYFRLASFDRLRIFNQSLGGDQSLSNTYLHIQKIMSLDSSIPIDIIHFVAGIISLPLSDLYLFHHWFSNLSKKLLAVLLALLQLDSSTVLDLKRILATSVTFTNENNNNKNNNILNNTIIPQNKLNDNNSNNNSSNNISLPMPIYNGNNNNNNNSNINSINNNNNNNNINNISVEIPTSPVQSNNNNFENSSAPSSPFINNYKEPLSPIMSVPSTPNLTTPVSKSSSQPTQTPQRQLAITPNNNNNNNNPSDCFYLKIARQPPPKTVYQRILKPFPQVMICGPGVDTENFSNFYVEVTLLRNDNQTELVNYIDGTKTSRITGGFAPFKKLKILSTTQQLRTLFRLKFVLKKYISNESQTFPEATVLSDPIEVFSHTIYLIDKQDVPFPPTVSEIIPASAKARTRVVILGSNFSNTGDLKVYFGSTSVTATFYEQGTIICQVPPNAPNQPSNVNIKVSNDGSQCSESKGMFNNIP, encoded by the exons atgtcaAATTCAGACAATTTCTCATTTGATAGCTTTAGATTATCACAATCTATTGATTTAACAGGGTTTGCAAATCAATACggattaaataatagtgttagtaatgtaaataatagatATAATTTAACTTCATTTAGTGAATTTTCACATCAACTTGAActtgaacaacaacaaaacaatcatcatcatcaccaccatcatcatcaacaactaccaccacaaccacaaccatcaacacaacatcatcaacaattattaattcaagctcaacaattattacaacaacaacaagcaacACAACAAGCTGAActtttacaacaacaacaagcagcACAATTACAACAGTTATTAcaaactcaacaacaacaacaagctcaaCAACAAGCAGCAATAGCagcacaacaacagcaacaacaaaatgaattactattacaacagcaacaacaacaacaaaagttacaacaagaacaaaatgaaattcaaagattacaacaacaaatccAACAAATGGAACAAACATTTATAACAGGTGATATTAATACTGAATTGACCGAGTTGTTGAGCAATTTGGAGACATTAGCACATGAATCCATTCAACATTTATTCTTCCTCTGTAAGGTGTTACAACCTCATTTGACCGAGGAATTGCGATTCCCATTGTTAAGTAAGATGTTTAGCGATATGCCACAGATGATACCATTGTTGAGTATCGCCAATCATAGCACCTATTTACAGGATCCGAATAACCATGCATTCAAGTTGTTTATGGATTTCAAAGAATTGGCAAACTTACTATGCAAGATAAGCTATTTGCAATTGTTTCATTTAACCAATAATATCATTCCACCAGGTTCACCACAGTTtcaattcaatttctttCTAAATGTTCAAGAATATTTTAGATTGGCCTCATTTGATAGGTTACGAATTTTCAATCAGTCATTGGGTGGTGATCAGTCCCTCTCAAACACCTATTTACACATTCAAAAAATCATGTCTTTAGATTCTTCAATACCAATCGATATCATTCATTTCGTTGCTGGTATCATCTCGTTACCTCTATCTGATCTTTACTTATTTCATCATTggttttcaaatttatctaaaaaattattagctGTCCTATTAGCATTACTTCAATTAGATTCTTCAACagttttagatttaaaaagaattttagcAACAAGTGTAACAtttacaaatgaaaataataataataaaaataataacattttaaataatacaataataccgcaaaataaattaaatgataataatagtaataataatagtagtaataatatttcattacCAATGCCAATATATAAtgggaataataataataataataatagtaatataaatagtataaataataataataataataataatataaataatatatctgTAGAAATACCAACCTCACCTGTacaaagtaataataataattttgaaaattcatcCGCTCCATCTTCaccatttataaataattataaagaaCCACTATCACCAATTATGTCAGTACCATCAACACCAAATTTAACAACACCTgtatcaaaatcatcatcacaacCAACTCAAACACCACAACGTCAATTAGCGATaacaccaaataataataataataataataatccatcagattgtttttatttaaagattgcaagacaaccaccaccaaaaaCTGTTTAtcaaagaattttaaaaccTTTCCCACAAGTTATGATTTGTGGACCTGGTGTAGATACAGAGAATTTCTCAAATTTCTATGTCGAAGTAACCCTATTAAGAAATGATAATCAAACTGAATTGGTCAATTATATCGATGGTACAAAGACATCACGTATCACTGGTGGTTTCGCTcctttcaaaaaattaaaaattttatcaactaCTCAACAATTAAGAACACTTTTTagattaaaatttgttttaaaaaaatatatatcaaATGAATCTCAAACTTTTCCTGAAGCAACTGTACTTTCTGATCCAATTGAAGTATTCTCTCatacaatttatttaattgataaacaagatg tacCATTTCCACCAACTGTTAGCGAAATTATTCCAGCATCAGCAAAAGCTCGTACAAGAGTTGTAATTCTAGGTTCAAACTTTTCAAATACAGGTGAtctaaaagtttattttggTTCAACTAGTGTAACTGCCACTTTTTATGAACAAGGTACTATCATTTGTCAGGTACCACCAAATGCACCAAATCAACCTTCAAATGTTAACATTAAAGTTTCAAATGATGGAAGTCAATGTAGTGAATCAAAGGGTATGTTCAATAATATACCTTAG